From the genome of Papaver somniferum cultivar HN1 chromosome 2, ASM357369v1, whole genome shotgun sequence, one region includes:
- the LOC113347066 gene encoding chitinase 10-like, producing MDKKNRKPTDIPLMGPSFRSRSHLTISISVSIVLSLFLISFIAGAEARKRYSCVSSIVTESVYKSIFLHKDDAACPAKDFYPYQSFIQAASRFPKFGNSGSLTSRKREIAAFLAQISHETTGGWATAPDGPYAWGLCFKEEVSPGSDYCDSTNTQWPCVPGKSYKGRGPIQLSWNYNYGQAGRALGFDGLGNPDIVSNNSLLAFETGLWFWMTEQLPKPSCHDVMIGKYRLTKADREANRTVGYGMVTNIINGGLECGRGGDGRISDRVGYFQRYAKLFNVDTGPNLDCENQKSF from the exons ATGGACAAGAAAAACAGGAAACCCACTGATATTCCACTTATGGGGCCTTCATTTCGTTCTCGTTCTCATCTTACTATCTCGATCTCCGTATCCATTGTTCTTTCTTTGTTTCTCATTAGTTTCATTGCAGGAGCTGAGGCTCGCAAGCGCTACTCCTGTGTATCTTCTATAGTTACCGAAAGTGTGTACAAATCAATCTTTCTACACAAAGATGACGCTGCTTGTCCTGCCAAGGATTTCTACCCATACCAATCGTTCATTCAAGCGGCATCACGTTTCCCTAAATTTGGTAACTCTGGAAGTTTAACTTCACGTAAGCGTGAAATTGCAGCTTTTCTTGCTcaaatttctcatgaaaccacAG GAGGATGGGCAACAGCACCAGATGGGCCATATGCATGGGGATTGTGTTTTAAAGAAGAAGTGAGCCCAGGAAGTGATTACTGTGATTCTACCAACACGCAATGGCCTTGCGTTCCTGGAAAATCTTACAAAGGCAGAGGTCCTATTCAGCTCTCATG GAATTATAACTACGGACAGGCGGGGAGAGCATTGGGATTCGATGGTCTAGGAAACCCAGATATCGTATCAAACAACTCATTACTTGCATTCGAAACTGGTTTGTGGTTTTGGATGACTGAACAGTTACCTAAGCCTTCATGCCATGATGTGATGATTGGGAAATATAGACTCACAAAAGCTGACCGTGAGGCGAATAGGACAGTTGGTTACGGGATGGTAACAAACATAATCAACGGTGGACTCGAGTGTGGTAGGGGGGGTGATGGTCGAATCAGTGACCGAGTTGGgtatttccagagatatgcaaaGCTGTTCAATGTCGATACCGGACCTAACTTAGATTGTGAGAATCAGAAATCATTTTAA